Within Phocoena phocoena chromosome 9, mPhoPho1.1, whole genome shotgun sequence, the genomic segment TCTATTTCATCTATGTCAGGAAATCACCAGCTACTTAGTTTCATCCCTTCAAACTCTGAGAATCGCTGATTCTGtgaaatattgaataaaataaaaattttaaaagtgagagaGCCTATAAAATAGTCACTATCCAAAAAATATCAGGTTGGATAAATTACTGTTAAAATCGCtagctagggggcttccctggtggcgcaggggttgagagtctgcctgccgatgcaggggacgcgggttcgtgccccggtctgggaagatcccacataacgcggagcggctgggcctgtgagccatggccgctgagcctgcgcttccggagcctgtgctccgcaacgggagaggccacaacagtgagaggcctgtgaatcggaaaaaaaaaaaaaatctctagctAGGTTTCAAAAGGACATGGTGTATAAATTCAGAGCAGGACTCTATGAAAGAACACCTTACAAATCTAAGACCCATGAGTTCATATTCTTCAATGCTTAATATTTTAGAAGACAGCGGGGActgggagggatgaacaggcagagcacagagagcatttttagggcagtgaacatactctgtatgataccatgaTGGAgatatttgtccaaactcatagactgtacaacaccaaaagtgaaccctaatgtaggTTATGGACTTTGTGTGTTATTATGTGCCAATGTAGTTTCATCAGCTGTGACAAATGCACCATCCGGTGAGTCATGGTGACAGTGGGGAGGCTATGCTTGTGTGGGTGCAGGGAGATACTGGAAATCTCTGGACCTTCCTCTCAATTtggctgtgaacttaaaactgctctaaaaataaataaataacctcctTTTAAGATAATATATGCATAGCTGAAGGCAGTATGATCTGAtgagaagaaaatggagctgcTCAAAAGAActaaattctcaaaataaatcccagatataaaaaagaaaccatgCGGCGAAATTCTGATCATTACCGACTCTGGCTAATGGAGTGTATGGAGGTTGCTCATTCTGGTTTTTTCCcacctatatttttaaatttttatgacaaattttttttacttttaaatccatgttttattttaaaagaaagaaaggaaaaatgcacAGGATTGTTTTCAAACGGCATATGAATTTTCTTGAATCAATGCCATGACCAACCCAGAAGTAAGATGGCTCCTTCCTGAGAAAAAGTGAAGTGAAAATATGCTTAGAGTAGGAAGGGATGTCAGTGAAAACTTCTTTTGAAAAGTGAATACTAATGAGAATTCCTGGGAGGaattgcagggggcccaggttcaatccctggtcggggaactaagatcccgcaaatgtggtgaggccaaaaaaaaaaaaaaaaaaagtgaatactaAGCTTGGTCTTTATCTCCAGTTTGATAATAACAGCCATGTACAGATTTTTCATtctcaaagggagaaaaagaaactgaattagaatatacaatatacacaaacatctatgtatatataatatgctaTCTTAATcacacattttatacatatatatgtaatatatacattatatacacaaATTCAATACATGTCACACACGCACAATCAAAATGAGAAGATCTAATGTGTAACGTGGTGACtacagttgataacactgtattgtacaaGTGTATTGTACAATACAATATTGTACAAAATACTGTATTGTACTGTACAATCTACTCtcttgctaagagagtagaacttaaatgttttcaccaaaaaaaaaaaaaaaaggtaaatatgtgaggtgatggatgggtTAATTAACTTGATAGGGGGAAaccctttcacaatgtatatgtatatcaaatcatcatgatatacactttaaatatcttacaattttatttgtcaattataccttgataaaacaaaaaatacatttttttgtatttttatatttaattatacagagagaaataaatttctaggccCAAGATGAAGCTGCTCTTATCCAGGGTGCCACATCAGCCAACCGAAACTTGGGTAACCTTTGTGTCCCTGTAAATGCTCCTCTTGACCGGAAGTGCAATATATTCAGTCAGCCAATCCGCAAAGGCCAAGCCAACTCTGGGCCTTCTCACCCCAAACAAGACTGACTATGTGGCCCCAGCCaatcagatattttctattattcCCTTCCTTATTCTTTATCCTATAAAAGCTCCTTGCCTTCGGCCTTATTTTGCAGTTCTCTGAAAGGAGACTGTCCATGAAGTGTTAAAATTTGTTTGTATCACCTAAActgatttctttaatcatttttaacatatataatcAAAATGAGAAAGGGCCttctaaacataaaaatcaactgGATAAAGCATATAGGCAAAAAGCAATAAACTGAAccatataaaaagtaaaacctataaattttatttaaaaatcaagaaaaagttaAGTAAATGCGAAAGAAATTGAAAGCAGGACAAAGAAGCCAAGTAGAGTGAGTGAtgagaggaggagggagccagGAAGGGAACGGAGGAAATAAAAGGTGAGTGGGCAGCTTTCTGGGGCGCCTGGGTTTCTAAAAGCACCCGGTGAGCCCCAGCTTTGAGGTCTCTTTTCTAAACACCTTCTAGGCCCTGAGGCCCGCTCTCCTATTCTTTTACAAAATTCCCCTTTTTTGCATAGACTGAGTTACAGGCGATCCAAAGGTCCTTGATCAGGACAGACAGTAGGTgggcaattcacaaaagaagtaATACCAGTGGTCCAAAAACacatgaatattttcaaattcacTAGTCACATTTCCAAAAGAGCAAACAGAACTGTAACACTATTTTTACCTATCAAATTGGCAAATATGTTGTAAGATAAAAATATCGAAAATTAGTGCCTGAACCAAAAGTTGGTAGAATCTCCCCCaaaaggcaatttggcaatatttatcAAACTCTTTTAAAATGCCCATATACTGAACGTGTCATATTTTACTTCTGGAGGTATACTCTAAAGAAAAACTAGGGAAtatagattaaatatatatatatacaaggaaGTTGACCATGAAATTACTTATTATAGGGACATACTGATGGGAAAATCAAATGTGCAAGaaattaaatgacacagtaaacttcaaatatacaaaacacttaagatttttctgatttccttttaaaGATAAATGCTCATTCTTACAATAGCCTACCATATACTTCCACAGTTATATGCACAATCTTACTTAATAGCATTATCCTACACATGCTGTTCTTTGTTTAAAACAGGTGTGACATGGGCAATTAACACAGCCATCACAGGGGTCCCATCATCTCTTTTTAAGGGGGTATAATATGGGGACTTGTACATCAATAATTTACTCATGTCTACAAAATGACAGCTAACACACACAGCACTTGCCATTATGTCaggcatttttctaaatattacaAGTTTTTACATATACTAACTCCTTTAAGCatcaaaacaaccctatgaaatagaGGCTTTCCATTATTATGCCTGTTTGCAAAGCCGAAACAGCAGCACAGAAAgcttaaggaacttgcccaaagtaACACAGTTAATAAAGCAGGAGAACTAGGTTTCCAACCCAGACAGTGCATTTTTTAACTATTTGCTCTTGTCTAATAAACTCTAATTTCACCAGCTCATTATTGACAAACATGAGCTGGCCCAAAGGTTTGCTGTTATAAACAATAAACATTCTTGTGTATTCATTTTACATAGTTATACAATTATCTCCATGAAATAAAGCACTGCAAGTAGAATTGatgagttaaagaaaaaagttttaatttaaatacatattgcCAATTCAGATGCATCAAAAATGTCCAGAGTTATTGAGTGTTTAATAAAGACAACGAGGAATTAGCATTCctcaaaaattatcaaaataatatgtgtgtggttttgcttagacatttatataaatgtattaatatagtaaatatattaatataacaaatatatgttatataggTAAGAAATTAATAACAACGATTACCTACAGGTTTTAGAAGGCTAGGAACAAAGGGGAGTGCGGATAGGGTTGGAAGGCAACTTTTCAAAGCATACCtgtatataaatgtgtgtttattacacattaatatatatattaaacaatgTGAATGTCCTACCTATTccaaaattataatttatcaTACAACTCTAGAAATAGAAGAGACCCAAGAGATAACCCAGTCTAATATCTTCatttaattttacataatttaatgaTCAAGCACTTCACCCTGTATAAACTTAGTGCTAAATCTGTGACGTCTGATTTCAAGCCACAGCTCCTCCTATTACAGTACTAGCTCCCAGTGAAAACATCCATTGATACATTCCAAAAGTTAAGTGCCATGCCCTCTTGCCCTGTAAAACAGGAATCTCATGACAAAGAACGGaagatattgagttatttgtacatACCTCTGTAAAACTGAAGAAGAGGCCAATGCCGCCAACAAATCTCAAAACTTCTCCTGCATATTTTCCTATTATTGGAGCACAGGGTGAGCACTGGTGGCTGCTTTTCACACAGCTctgtattaattttcaaaaaagaacttttatttcAAAGTACATTTATAACGagcagattaaaaaacaaaacacccacaTAAAAATTACTGTCTCGAATATCATATACAACTTGGAGCCACGGTTCTTTAGTAGTGTCCAAAATCATAAGAAGGCTCCTAAGATTCCCACCCCCAGGGTACATGCCCTGAATAACCACCCCTTGAGAGCAGACGGGATTTGTGAATAATGATGCACTGTCACTCCCATGTTTATGTTGCATTACATAAGACACTGTCTTAATAAAGTGAAGAGATTCTCACACTGACTTTGATGCCATGTTGTGAGACGGCTGTATAGTTAAGACCTGACCAGCATCTAGGAACTTAGAGACACCAGAAAGCAAATGGGACTTCAATCCTACAACTACCAGAAGCTGAATTCAACCAACAATAGCTTGGTACAAGACCCCAAACCTGAGATGAGATTGTagccctggccaacaccttgacttcatTCTGGTGAGATCCTGATGAGCAGAGGACCTAGCTACACTATACGCAGGCTCCTGACTTAGGGAAACTAAGACAATAAACGGGTGTTGTTTTAGCCACTAAAATTGTGATAATGTATTATATagcaataaaaaactaataaCCCACAAAAGAGGATACAACAAGGGGATGTCCAGCTCAGGGCTCAGCAAGGGGGTAATAGGattttccccaaaatataaacacatgtaaACTTCCCAAGAGAGCCAAGCTCCAAGTCCATCCCCATACGGGATTGGGTTGGACTTGGGTCAGTGGTCTGGCCTGGGGCAGCAGGATGGCTCTAATTGATCTATTGCTAGCTCAGCTCCCAGAGAGAAAGGGCATGAAGTTGTGAtggggaaaaagggagagaggaaagagggtgGTTCCTTGTGTCCTCCACCCTGGGGATGTTTAGCTGGTTGAGAAGCCCAATTTAATACAGACCACTCCCCTCCTACCACCCTGATAGGCTTCCAAACCAAGATATTTACTTGCTGATCTGctgttatttctctttcacaACTTGTTCTAGGAGGATTTGACTGGGAAGGAATTAGGGGCAAAGAACCAAAAGCATCCGTGCCTGTCTGGGCCCTGGAATATTCAGTATCCTCAGGATGGATATTTGAGAACAGATAATTGATACAATAGTGTACACTGAATGTAATGCTGGTAtataaaaaacactttaaaagtacAATTCAGCATCAGAAAGTCCACTTCTTCCATGTTAACCATTATGCATCTGTAGGCAATACATCTCcaaaaaacattttatactttGTACTTACAGCCAGACAGGTGTCATTTGGGTTAAAACTTCGGAACCCACAGCAGTTTAAATTTCTCTGGATGTCATTTCGAGCACTTGCTGTATTGTTCCAACCAACTTCCAAAAGCTGACCCTAGAAAACGCATTTAAACATACATTAAAATGTGtcatccctgggacttccctggaggtccagcggttaagacttcgccttccaaggcagggggtgcaggttcaatccttggtcggggagctaagatcccacatgcctcgtggccaagaaaacaaaacataaaacagaagcaatattttaacaaattcaataaagactttaaaaatggtccacatcaaaaaaaatcttaaaaaaaaaagtgtcatccCTGCATAAAATGTATAAAGCTGGAGCCTGCAACTCTTAAAACTGAGTGCACCTAATATAATACTCTTTATAAGAGCATCAAAACTTTTCAAAGGGTTACACTTCaatctgcaacaaaaagaaggcGTGATTTCTATCCCAAGAATAAAACGTCTTCACGTTCACATGTGATTTAAAAGAAGCACTTAGGTCAAAGGCCTAGTTTTCAGAGTGTAGCAAGACAAATTTTCCATTGCCCCAAAAGAGAGACCCATATTCTTCAAACAAATTAGAGTTTGAAGAGAATAATTGCCAGAATGAAACCACAAACATTCTGGAGCAAATGTTTCATTGCATAAAAGTAGGGAAAGACTGGGTGAATATCCATTAGCAGGAGCACTTTTTACCCAGTGAGGGCAAAATTCAAGGATGCAGAAAATAGCAACACGTGGTGTTTTAGGGCTCTAAGCAGCCCCACTAAAGCAATGAGGAACAAAAGACTTCAGCTATGTGGAGTGAAATGGCATCCTGaacaagaagaaattattttatattccaatcATTCCCCCCCCTTTCTTCCTACATGTACTATGTGGTataataaagtagaaagaaaaaaaatctttgcttacCTGTTGCTCCTGGTTCAGGGCTAAGCAAGCACATGATACGGAAAACTGGACAATAAATACAAGTAAGAGAATAATCATGTACTGAGAATCAAAGTTAAGGATATTTCTGGAAAtgcttaaaataacataaaacagaGTTACTGGCAACTTCACAACTCCCTAGAAGGAAGTCACCCCGAAAACAGAACAAATGGCACTTAGAGAAAGTCCAAGAAGaatacatgtaatttttattttgataatacaCTGTAGGTataattatatagaaaaatactaacaacaataattatttaaatgctGATCTATTATAGAgaaaagacttgtggttgccaagggggaggggagtggagagggatggattgggagtttgggattagcagatgcaaaccgttatacataggatggataaacaacacggtcctactgtatagcacagggaactatattcaatatcctgtgataaaccataatggaaaagaatatgaaaacaatatatatgtataactgagtcactttgctatacagcagaaattaaacacaacattgtaaatcaactatacttcaataaattattaaaaataaataaaagctgatCTATTATAATTTCActtagattaaaataaaaattcttacatagataaaataggaaataagTAGAGATAAATGTATGTAAGCTTTCTTAATATCAACTCTTAAAATAATCATTGTGAAATTCTCAACCAAATATTAATGACTTGGAAAGGACACAGAAGTCTCTGAATCAGTTCAATGTAACTCTGAATTTTCAACACATAAATAGGATGATACTGAACTTGCAGAATACATTCGTCATGATGTGAAATGGACAGAGAATATGTAAACACACAATAATTTAACCCTAAGAAATGTTCCTAATGTTGGTTGGACAAATACACATGATGCTTGCCAGGAGGCGCTCTCTGGCAATTAACTTCCTAATGGTTATTTTAAATTAGTTGTAGTTATCACAGGAGTAATCAGTAAGATAAGAGCAAACCCAAGTGGGGTATAAATCCCACCTGTAAAACAGGATACAAAAAAAAGCAACACCTGATGGTGTTTCACGGCTCCGATCAGCCCCACCAATGCAATCAGGAACAAGAAGATGCCCACTGCGATGACCACGCCGACCACCCGGAGACTGGAAATCAGCCCGAAGCCGATGCCCCACGCTGCAATTCCAATGAGCAGCAGACTAACCAACTGCAGAAACAACCACAAAGGgcagttgggggggggggggcggggggcggggggcggggagaaaAAAGAGGGGAAGAGCGTCAATTTATGTATTAATATCAAGAACATTTTTCAGGCACCTACTTAGTATCTTACTAATGATTGCTAACAATACTAGAATACACACATGATCTCACAGAGAGTATTGTCTTAACAAGTTATATTAATCCTTggccatgtttttgttttttgtttttgcggtacgcgggcctctcactgttgtggcctctcccgtcacggagcacaggctacggacgcgcaggctcagcggccatggctcacgggcccagccgctccgcggcatgtgggatcttcccggaccggggcacgaaccggtgtcccctgcatcggcaggcggactctcaaccactgcgtcaccagggaagccccttggccgtgtttttaaaatacaaacaataatctataaaattattaTGGAGCCTCAGAGGCCATCTGGCTTACTAAACCTAAACGATTTCTACTTAAGCTTTTGAAATAATAGCGTATGTAAAACTTTTAGACACCAACACATCTCAGTCCGACATACTGGTTTCTTCACGTGGAAATCACATATCTTTCCTTCAAAGCCctggactggggcttccctggtggcgcagtggttgagagtccgcctgctgatgcaggggacacgagtttgtgccccggtccgggaagatcccccatgccgcggagcggctgggcccgtgagccatggccgctgagcctgcgtgtccggagcctgtgctccgcaacgggagaggccacaacagtgggaggcccgtgtactgcaaaaaaacaacaacaaaaaaaagccccgGACTGTAACCTTCTCTGTGCTGCCTTCCTAGTCCCCAGCAAACTAAATTCATCTCTCCATTCTCTGAGCAATCTCTGTTCTTCAAATATGGTTCCACTGTTCCCTTCAACACATTAACATTCTGTTTCCAAGCCTGTCTCTCCTAGGAGTCTCTGAGCAACTTAGAGACCCCATCTTTTCACTTCTCTTTATCCCCAGAACCTATCACAGAACCTCGTCTTTGGAACAGTCAAATTATCTTACAATATTGTTGATGAAATGAATTGCTTTAGATATCATTGGCTATTCTGTGAGAATTCAAACATAGAGAGAGACTATTAAAACTTTTAGGATGAAAAGAGTATAAGAGATTTTAGCTACTCAGAGTAAAAATGGCATTCTGAgcaagaagaaattattttacatcccaatcatttaatttatattcttataaaacaaaatcaagggTAAGAGGTAAAACACGTCTCAATCAGTCATTACCTGTACAACTCAAAGTTACAGTTACTTCTTTAAAATAACACTTCAATAGCATGCCATATAAAGATTATAATCAACTGATAGAAGATACAACTTAAATAGGTGTGGGGGGGGCCCGGGGTGGAGGGTGGAACAGGAAAGAGCCAGTATCTTCAAGTCAATCGAGAGTCAGCCATTTCCTGGAGCAAGCTGACAGCTTAATACCTTGTTGGGAGGAatcaaagtatataaaataaactttctaGCACCACTTCAAGGCCTAATAAACTTTGTTTTGAGGTGCAAAATAAATGATCACTCACTCAAATGGTTCTTTACTCAAATGTGTAATTTTTTATAAGTGTAGTCATTGTTTATcagacacaatttttaaatgccttgGTATGTAAAACTTCTTATATGTATAGACATACAAGTAAAATGGCTAAATACGGACAAATACAGcagctatttgttttttttttgtttttgggggtttttttttttgcagtacgcgggcctctcactgttgtggcctctcccgttgcggagcacaggctccggacgcgcaggctcagcggccatggctcatgggcccagccgctccgcggcatgtggggtcttcccggaccggggcacaaccccgtgtcccctgcatcggcaggcggactcgcaaccactgtgccaccagggaagcccagctatttgcatttttatccatttattataaAGCAGCAAAACTGGAGAATGAAAGCAACTATCTGTAGCATGATAGGAACAAGTTACGGTGTTATATGGACTTGATGTTCTCCACCGAATTAGTACACagaggaagtttttctttttagagggagaagaggaaaaactTCTCACAAATACTGCTACCCAGAAATTAGTCCTCCTCATCTTCTCAAATGCTTCTTCTCAGCAGATCCATTTCCTTCTGTCTCATTTTTATCAACTCACAGTCTTCTCACAACTTCAAACAATCTTGGATTGAGAAAAAGTCCTTGGGCCCAtcacaaatgagcttatttctgACTTTGTTATACTCGAATATAACACATTTCCTTTCACGAGGTGTAAAAGGCAGAAGCCTGAAGGAGGTgtcaaggaaggagaggaagataaTGCCGGAGGGGCCTCACCTCAGTGAGGGGAGAGAGTGATGCTTAGCATAGTCAACAACACTGAAGATGGTCCACAGTCTCAACACATCATTGTAACTTGCTGTGTcggtcagggttctccagagaaacagaaccaataggatatatattgagagagagtgagagagagagatttatttgaaGGAACTGGCTGATGGAATTGTGGGGTCCACTAAGTCCAGAATGTGTAGGACGGGATGACAGGTTGGAAATTCTGACACAATTTCAGTGATGCAGTCTTGAGACAGAATTCCTTCTCCTTCAGGAAACGTAGTCTTTGTTCTTAATGATTTCATGTTTTATATCGTACATGAGGCCCATAATTACTTAAACTCAACTGAGGGTAAATGTTAATCACaactaaaaaataccttcaaagcAACATCTAAACTGATGCTTGAAAAAGCATCTTGGCATCACAGCCCAGCCAaggtgacatataaaattaaccaacaCTTGGCAGCTTCAAGTCCTGGGTGTGATGACTATTTACTAACTTAATTAAATTCAGGGGCAGGACATTTACCCTATATTTCTTCGAGTCTTAGGGCCAAAAAGATCAGAAGCATGAATAATATGACACATAAAAATCTTCTAACCCACAGTTTTAAAGAATCCTTTGGGAATTGTACCAAATCCTTAACAACATTAATGAAATTCTTACCACGAGTTAAATATTCATCAACAAATGGTTGGTGCCCACTACACATGGAAGCCAGAGACAAGCTACCCCTaaatactgaaatttaaattcttaTAATTTTCATGTGGAACAAAATatgttcctttgattttttttcaaccatttaaaaatgtaaaaccactCTCAGTTGGCAGGCTGTACAATAATAGGCAATGGAATGGATGTGGTCCATGGGCTGCAGCTTGCTGACTTTCATTCTAGAATTCAATGTAGGAGAGAATGAAAAACTACAATGGGACAAATCATTGCTATGTCAGAGATTTTTACAAAGTCGGTCAGAGTAGAGAACAATAATCAAAAATATCCAGATAAACAGAACACATCAAAGACTGCAAAGGAACCATAACAGAACACATAGTAGGCTGAAAAATGACCCCAACTGAATATTACCGTATACAGCAAAAGAATGAATGCTATATCACATGGCAAAAGATGTGACTCAATTAAGGGTCTAAAAGGGACAAActtatcctggattatcaggCAGCCTCTAAGTGTCATCAAAAGTATCCTTacgagagaggcagagggagagtagggacagagagaggagacagcaatatcaagacagaggcagagggtgaTGTGACCGCAAGGCAAGggatgctggcagccaccagaacacagaaGAGGCAAAGTGGCAaggaggc encodes:
- the TSPAN13 gene encoding tetraspanin-13, producing MVCGGFACSKNCLCALNLLYTLVSLLLIGIAAWGIGFGLISSLRVVGVVIAVGIFLFLIALVGLIGAVKHHQVLLFFYMIILLLVFIVQFSVSCACLALNQEQQGQLLEVGWNNTASARNDIQRNLNCCGFRSFNPNDTCLASCVKSSHQCSPCAPIIGKYAGEVLRFVGGIGLFFSFTEILGVWLTYRYRNQKDPRANPSAFL